In Mesorhizobium sp. 113-3-3, a genomic segment contains:
- a CDS encoding cytochrome P450 family protein, with the protein MRVENDHCDVIGVPAAPTQLDRLSSAILRQGGMARVSLPGDLVTWAAARHQTLRQMLSDQRFNKDWRQWRALQDGEIPEDHPLIGICKVDNMTTAHGADHRRLRGLLSSSFAPSRIALLAPRVEQSVDRLLADMAQRGGSADLMSEFAAPLPTNVIAELFGLPDEQREEIVALTYSMANTSATAEEVRQTRQRIPEFFRRLIALKRGQLGDDLASALIVARDKGELVSDTELIDMLFMVLSAGFVTTAGVIGNGVLALLTHPQQLHLVRSGQVPWSQAIEEILRWGSSAANLPFRYATQDVEIDGCMVRRGDAVLMAFHAANRDEQAFGPGADRFDVTRRHNPHLSFGEGPHACLGAALARLELRCAFPALFGRLEDLALTIAAEDVVYIPSYVIRCPQRLPVTFRPSIA; encoded by the coding sequence ATGCGCGTAGAAAACGATCATTGCGACGTGATCGGTGTGCCGGCCGCTCCCACGCAACTTGATCGTCTTTCTTCTGCGATTCTGCGGCAGGGGGGGATGGCGCGAGTGTCGCTTCCAGGCGATCTGGTGACCTGGGCGGCAGCCCGTCACCAGACGCTCAGGCAGATGCTTTCCGACCAGCGTTTCAACAAGGACTGGCGACAGTGGCGGGCGCTGCAGGACGGCGAGATTCCCGAGGATCATCCGCTGATCGGGATATGCAAAGTGGACAACATGACCACGGCGCACGGCGCCGATCACCGGCGCTTGCGCGGCCTGCTGTCCAGCAGCTTCGCGCCCAGTCGGATCGCCTTGCTGGCGCCACGGGTCGAACAAAGCGTCGATCGACTCCTGGCCGACATGGCGCAGCGCGGCGGCAGTGCCGATCTGATGAGCGAGTTCGCCGCTCCGCTGCCCACCAACGTGATCGCCGAACTGTTCGGTTTGCCGGACGAACAGCGCGAAGAGATCGTCGCGCTCACCTACAGCATGGCCAACACCTCCGCCACAGCCGAAGAGGTGCGACAGACGCGGCAGCGCATCCCGGAGTTCTTCCGTCGCCTGATCGCGCTCAAGCGGGGCCAGCTCGGAGATGATCTGGCTTCGGCCCTGATCGTCGCCCGTGACAAAGGCGAGCTCGTTTCCGACACCGAGCTCATCGACATGCTGTTCATGGTGCTCTCTGCGGGCTTCGTGACCACCGCCGGCGTCATCGGCAATGGCGTGCTGGCATTGCTGACGCATCCGCAGCAACTGCACTTGGTGCGCAGCGGCCAAGTTCCGTGGTCACAGGCGATCGAGGAGATCCTGCGCTGGGGCAGCTCAGCGGCCAATCTGCCGTTCCGCTATGCCACCCAGGACGTGGAGATCGACGGATGCATGGTCCGCCGCGGCGATGCCGTCCTGATGGCGTTCCATGCGGCGAACCGGGACGAACAGGCCTTCGGCCCCGGCGCCGACAGGTTCGATGTCACCCGGCGGCACAACCCGCATTTGTCGTTCGGTGAGGGGCCGCATGCCTGCCTGGGCGCTGCGCTGGCGCGCCTGGAATTGCGCTGCGCCTTCCCCGCGCTGTTCGGGCGGCTGGAGGATCTGGCGCTGACCATCGCCGCGGAGGACGTCGTCTACATTCCGTCTTACGTCATTCGCTGCCCGCAGCGCCTGCCGGTCACCTTCCGCCCTTCCATCGCTTAG
- a CDS encoding AraC family transcriptional regulator, whose translation MADTAIECGEKARGRSEPPGRPPRNRAVMKHSDVLGGLDYLAADYHRQDFSKHVHNEYLIGLIERGVHDVWCRGEVWHAGSGTVATFAPGEPHFGGAGDDLGWSQKIFYMPEVLIRQVLEDSGQNEPGTIDFKSPFQENAPVAHGLSAFWRLLEHGRSSALEIEEYLIRFLPHVFAEAGGSRVAGPKFVPSRFRDVCDFIHAHFDEVLQLAALAALAGCSKATLIDGFKAHFGLPPTRYLIQVRIDEARRLLRRGQQVAEVAVAVGFADQSHLTRHFKAVLGVTPARYLSV comes from the coding sequence GTGGCCGATACCGCCATAGAATGCGGCGAAAAGGCGCGTGGCCGTTCTGAACCTCCGGGCCGGCCGCCGCGCAATCGTGCGGTGATGAAGCACTCCGATGTCCTTGGCGGGCTCGATTACCTGGCGGCGGACTATCACCGGCAGGATTTCTCCAAGCATGTCCACAACGAGTATCTGATCGGGCTGATCGAGCGAGGCGTCCATGATGTTTGGTGCCGAGGTGAGGTTTGGCACGCCGGTAGCGGCACCGTCGCGACCTTCGCGCCCGGGGAACCGCATTTCGGGGGTGCTGGTGACGATCTTGGCTGGAGCCAGAAGATCTTTTACATGCCCGAAGTCCTTATCCGGCAAGTCCTTGAGGACAGCGGCCAAAACGAACCCGGAACGATCGACTTCAAAAGCCCGTTCCAGGAGAATGCCCCAGTTGCACACGGCCTCAGCGCGTTTTGGCGCCTGCTTGAACATGGGCGTAGCTCGGCACTGGAGATCGAGGAGTATCTGATCCGTTTCCTGCCCCACGTCTTCGCAGAGGCAGGCGGGTCGCGCGTTGCAGGGCCAAAATTCGTGCCATCGAGGTTCCGCGACGTATGTGACTTCATCCATGCCCACTTTGACGAAGTTCTGCAGCTCGCCGCCCTGGCCGCCCTGGCCGGATGCTCCAAGGCGACGCTGATCGATGGCTTCAAGGCGCATTTCGGGTTGCCCCCCACCCGCTACCTGATCCAGGTCCGCATCGACGAGGCGCGACGGCTGCTGAGGCGAGGTCAGCAGGTCGCCGAGGTCGCCGTCGCGGTAGGGTTCGCGGACCAGAGCCACCTGACCCGGCACTTCAAGGCGGTGCTGGGGGTGACGCCGGCGC
- a CDS encoding OmpW/AlkL family protein, whose product MARARIGVARAMTAAVVLIVAGQAGAADVGQAASVPQAEACVAEAPSPWQIRLRALGVITEDSGYVNAVPGSGLSYSNTVTPELDISYFFTDNIAAELILGTTYANIDGQGAIGGLGEVGKVWLLPPTLTLQYHFTDFDAFEPYVGAGVNYTIFYHQQVGSADDLKVKNTFGAALQVGFDYMVDEHWGVNFDVKKLFLRPDFDVTVAGTKLTGKARLDPWLIGAGLTYRF is encoded by the coding sequence ATGGCGAGAGCGCGAATTGGCGTGGCGCGGGCAATGACAGCGGCTGTCGTCCTCATCGTTGCGGGACAGGCCGGCGCGGCAGATGTTGGGCAAGCCGCGAGCGTCCCGCAGGCAGAAGCCTGCGTCGCGGAAGCGCCAAGCCCCTGGCAGATCCGCCTGCGTGCGTTGGGGGTGATCACCGAGGATTCGGGCTATGTCAATGCGGTGCCCGGCTCCGGTCTTTCCTATTCGAACACCGTGACGCCGGAACTCGATATCTCCTATTTCTTCACGGACAACATCGCCGCCGAACTCATACTCGGCACCACCTATGCCAACATCGATGGCCAGGGTGCGATCGGCGGGCTGGGCGAGGTCGGCAAGGTTTGGCTGCTGCCGCCCACGCTCACATTGCAGTATCATTTTACCGATTTCGACGCCTTCGAGCCCTACGTCGGCGCCGGCGTGAACTATACGATCTTCTATCATCAGCAAGTCGGCAGCGCCGATGATCTCAAGGTCAAGAACACATTCGGCGCCGCGCTGCAGGTCGGATTCGACTACATGGTGGACGAGCACTGGGGCGTCAACTTCGACGTGAAGAAGCTTTTCCTCAGGCCCGACTTCGACGTCACTGTCGCCGGCACCAAGCTCACAGGCAAGGCCAGGCTCGATCCCTGGTTGATAGGCGCAGGTCTGACCTACCGCTTCTGA